In the Cryptomeria japonica unplaced genomic scaffold, Sugi_1.0 HiC_scaffold_2175, whole genome shotgun sequence genome, gctTCCAAGAGAAGCGGGTATGCTTCCACTAAGCTGGTTGTAAGAAAGGTGAagttcagttaaagaagaaaggctTCCAAGAGAAGCAGGTATGCTTCCATTAAATTGGTTATAAAAAAGGTCAAGTTTAGTTAAAGAAGAAAGGCTTTCAAGAAAAGCGGGTATGTTTCCACTAAGTTGGTTGTAAGAAAGGTGAagttcagttaaagaagaaaggctTCCAAGAGAAGCGGGTATGCTTCCATTAAATTGGTTTTGAAAAAGGTCAAGTTTAGTTAAAGAAGAAAGGCTTCCAAGAGAAGTAGGTATGCTTCCACTAAGTTGGTTGTAAGAAAGGTAAagttcagttaaagaagaaagattGCCAAGGCAGGAGGGTATGTTTCCATTGAACATATTAAATGAGAGATCAAGATATGTAAGACGGGTGAGAGAACAAACGAAAGGGGGAATCATCCCACTAAAGCTATTGAGAGATAAATCTAAATAGCGAATATAAGAGAGATTTCTCAAACAGGGAGGAATGACAGTACCTGATGTAAGAGAGATCTCCCAAACAGGGAGGAATGACAGTACATCTCTTATAGTGAGTGATGTGAGAAAATGAAGTTGGCACAGGCTCTCAGATATCACGCCTTCAGCACCGAGATAGCGTATGTCAAGAGAGACAACGTGGTTGGTGTGATTGTCACAGGAGATGCCTGTCCAGTTGGTGCAACAGTCTGTTCCATTCACCCACGAAGTCAGATTGAAGTAGAAAAGATTGAAGTCGTAGGAAATATTGAGGGCAGCTTTGAAACGAAGGAGAGCCTGGGATTCATGGGAAAGACACCTGGTCGAGAGTAATGGATGGGAAAAAGAAGAGTGTggagagaggaaaaggaagacaggCAAAACAGACATGAAAACTAAAAACAGCTTGTGTGAAGGGATGGCCATTCTATTTGGGATGCAGGAAAACGCAGGTGGGAAAGGCTCTTCTTATATTTTCTACCGGTCAACGGGTCAATGATTTAGTAATTAACCAAACGTCTTTAATAAGTTTGTGTTGTTACCTTGCACTTGCACTTTCtgcaaatttaaaataattttaaacttcaCGACTTTCGGCTGTTTCGGAGAAAAGCGTTTTCTTGAATGAaattaattctaattctaattcacGTAACCGTTATTTGAGGGAATCCCGAGAAGGAAAAAAGTGGTCATGATTAATTCTAATTCACGTAACCGTTATTTTGATGATTAATTCTAATTCACGTAACCGTTATTTTGATGCTCTCGTCCGTCTAATTTTAAGTTTTAGGTTCAAAGATGTATGCCTGCCTACAAATTAACTAGAGACGGCTTCTATACACATTTGATTACTGACGATCAAGAATGTGATCTTAGAGGTGATTAAAATATGGAAAAGATCTTTCAGTAACCATATCTTTTATATAAAGAAACTTCTTATATTTCTCATTAAGCTCACTacctattaattaataataataagatttacatatttttaataaatagataaaaaaaataGGTTGTAAATCCAACTAGTGATATAAAATAGATTTTAAGTTTTTAACATACATTTTCTAAATATTTGGTTAGAGTATATGCAATTTAGAAttcattaaatataatttttttaaatttgtaaaggtttatatttgaaggtcataataatatattgttattatttacttATATTGAAGATGTTTCTTTTATGAAAGCAAGCAACTTTACTTTGAGTGATCAATGACACAAAACTTAGAAAGCATGTAAGAGGATGTAATGCATCATCATCTAACATATGGATTTTCTTTTcaatcactatttttttttttaatttgctagATTTTTCAGAAAGATGAGTACAAATATGATCAACATGAGGAAAATAACAATATGATTCTGCCTTTATTTTGCTTGTCACATGCAACTTTGATATAAGTAGTAAAATAAGTACAAAACACATTTGAATTGGCACATTTTTAAAAAAACCACTAATTAACACTCACAAATATAC is a window encoding:
- the LOC131066066 gene encoding probable leucine-rich repeat receptor-like protein kinase At1g35710, with the protein product MAIPSHKLFLVFMSVLPVFLFLSPHSSFSHPLLSTRCLSHESQALLRFKAALNISYDFNLFYFNLTSWVNGTDCCTNWTGISCDNHTNHVVSLDIRYLGAEGVISESLCQLHFLTSLTIRDVLSFLPVWEISLTSGTVIPPCLRNLSYIRYLDLSLNSFSGMIPPFVCSLTRLTYLDLSFNMFNGNIPSCLGNLSSLTELYLSYNQLSGSIPTSLGSLSSLTKLDLFQNQFNGSIPASLGSLSSLTELHLSYNQLSGNIPAFLESLSSLTKLDLFYNQFNGSIPASLGSLSSLTELHLSYNQLSGSIPASLGSLSSLTELDLSYNQLSGSIPASLGSLSLLRNLYLSNNELRGNIPDSLGNLSLLQVLDGVSNRFNETISSSSLPPSLVVLGLSLNHHQLISENFFHKLT